CGAATTTAATAGAAAATGGATACTGTGAAATGTGTGTTCCTATAGATTAATATAACAAAAGTACACAACGTTTAGGAGATGGATTTCTTTATTTTATTCCTCTCCTAAATCTGTAATTTTTTGAAAAATCGTCAGTCAGCATTTTTCAAAAAAGACAAGTTATTAACATATCACGTTCTTATTTTACTTTTGATTCTTTTAAGATCAGTATAAAATTTTTATTATTTCTGATACTTACCTTTAAGATATACAGTTGTACCAAAGAAAAGAATTGCTATACCTAAATAATTTTCTAATTTTAATAATAGAAGAAAAACAATAAGAGCTACAATTAGAAACCACGGGTGTTTCATCATTACTAAATAAGTTATCCTTTCTTGTCTGTTCTGATTCGCAGGCTGTATATTCAATTTCCCCAATATGGATTATGGAATCCAATTAAATAATGCAGCGTTAAAAAAATAAACCAAGTCATAATTAGAGTTATTATGACAGTTCTAAAGATTTTATTTCCTCCTTTTATAAATAAACACATAAATATGATGATGTAAGGTACGCTATAATTTAAAAATATATCACTAAAAGAAATATCATATTTTTTATTAACCCAAAAACTTATAGGAACTACATTGATTAATACTAAATAGAAAACTACTTTTGATTTAGTAATCATTAAATCACTATTTTTCATATCTCATACACCTTCTTTTCGGGACTGATACTTTTGAGAATCGGTTGTTTGGAACGGTCTACTCTTACCAGATGCCCCCGTCTCGATATCTCTTTGATTATAGTGTACACTCACCTTTAACTAAAGTATACAGAGGTTCACGAATCAACCATATCGGTTAATCAAAAAAAAGAACCCCGATTTAACGGCGGTTCAATTTAGTGAACGTCATAATCCCTTATATACCTTCTCTGTGACAATGAAGCAAAATAAAAAAATTAGGGTCTTAACCTCTCTCCATCTTCCCAAGAAACAATTAATCGATTCAATCTTCTTAACCTAGTTTCTTCTTTTTTAGCACTCATTACCCACCAAATAGAATCTCTTTTGTAAGACGGCGAGAGCTGATTAAAAAATTTCCAAGCACTTGGATTTTTTCTAATTTCATCCTCGTATTCTTTCGTTAGAGTAGCGTTCCTATGGCCTAAAGAATAACCTGTTTGATCCTTTCTTTGATTGAAAACAGCCAATCCCTCAGGTCTCATTTGATTGAGCGCTATCAGTTTGTACACCTTTTGCACATTGACTTTACTCCAGAGACTATTAGGCTTACGTGGCGTAAAACGAATTTTATAGCGATCTTCATCAACTGTTTTTCGTATCCCATCAACCCAACCAAACGACAATGCGCAATCTACTGATTCGGACCAAGTGAGACTTGCTTTATTTGTCTTTTTCTTAAAAAAAACTACCCAAAGTTCGCTAGCCGTTTGGTGATGCATAGCCAACCAATCAATAAATTCTGTTTGATTCCTAAAAAATAGGGCTTCACTCATTTACCTAGCCATTCTAAAATCATTTGATTGAGCTCAGCAGGTCTTTCTTCTTGAATCCAATGACCCGCGTCTAAACTTTTAATGTCTATATTTGGTACAAAGTCTTTGATGTTTGGAAGTGGTGGAATAATATCTTTTTCACCATAAACCATTAATGTTGGCTGATGAAGAATAGGTGATACATCCGCTAATAAATGCCAATTACGATTTAAATTTCGGTACCAATTGATGCTTGGAGTGAAACCTGTCTTATTGAAGCCTGTGATATAAACAGATAGATCTTCATCACTCATAACAGGTTCACCTAAGGGCTTGCTTGCTTTAGCCAGATTAATCATTTCCATCCCTTCCGCAGGACCTTGGGCTGGCGTGTTTTTCCGATATAAATTCTGAAGAAATTGGGATGTATTTTCGTCTAAAATAGCATCTGCAACACCTGGTTGTTTGTTAAAATGAACAAAATAGTAATCATCTCCAAAAAATTCTTCCATGAAATCAATCCAAGGTTTCTCTCCACGAACTTGGTAGGGCAAGCATAAGTTAATCATTTTCCGAACACGTTCTGGATGTAGCAAAGCCATGCTCCAAACAACGCTTGCGCCCCAATCATGTCCCATAAAAATAGCATCTTTGTACCCATAGTGATCCAACAACGCTACAAGATCTCCCGTTAAATGTTCAATATCATATTTTGTAACTTCTTTTGGACAAGAAGATTCTCCATATCCGCGTTGATTAGGAATGATTACGTGATAACCTGCTTCTACAAGAGGCGTCACTTGATGCCTCCAAGAATAGGCGTGCTCAGGCCAGCCGTGGCAGAGAACGATAGGTCGCCCCCCATTTTTTTGTCCCGCTTCAAAAACCTCTAGCTCCACACCGTTAACTGAGATAAGTGTTGGTGTTGGAAATTCATAATTGTTTGTCATTTAACATCCTCCTAAATATAAAAGCGTAGCAGACTCGTTCAGTTCTGAAAGAAAAATAGGAAAATCTGAGGGTGACGTTTTTTGTCACAATCAGAATTTATCTTTTTTCT
The Enterococcus silesiacus DNA segment above includes these coding regions:
- a CDS encoding epoxide hydrolase — its product is MTNNYEFPTPTLISVNGVELEVFEAGQKNGGRPIVLCHGWPEHAYSWRHQVTPLVEAGYHVIIPNQRGYGESSCPKEVTKYDIEHLTGDLVALLDHYGYKDAIFMGHDWGASVVWSMALLHPERVRKMINLCLPYQVRGEKPWIDFMEEFFGDDYYFVHFNKQPGVADAILDENTSQFLQNLYRKNTPAQGPAEGMEMINLAKASKPLGEPVMSDEDLSVYITGFNKTGFTPSINWYRNLNRNWHLLADVSPILHQPTLMVYGEKDIIPPLPNIKDFVPNIDIKSLDAGHWIQEERPAELNQMILEWLGK
- a CDS encoding bacteriocin-protection protein, giving the protein MSEALFFRNQTEFIDWLAMHHQTASELWVVFFKKKTNKASLTWSESVDCALSFGWVDGIRKTVDEDRYKIRFTPRKPNSLWSKVNVQKVYKLIALNQMRPEGLAVFNQRKDQTGYSLGHRNATLTKEYEDEIRKNPSAWKFFNQLSPSYKRDSIWWVMSAKKEETRLRRLNRLIVSWEDGERLRP